In Amycolatopsis sp. EV170708-02-1, the following are encoded in one genomic region:
- a CDS encoding FAD-binding oxidoreductase translates to MTTMLRSGDPDYDNELAGFQTAVPRRPDVIVPAASAADVVEAVRHAAEHDLPIAVHSTGHGVGVPFEGGVLVTTHRMTGIRIEGGVARVDAGVRWGAVIEAAAKHGLAPLSGSFPGVGVVGYTLGGGFSLLGRKFGLAADQVTAIEVVTADGELRRATPDAESDLFWALRGGRDNFGIVTALEFRLVPVTRLYGGSLQFGTESLSAVLHAWRDWAADLPREMTSSLGMVPMPDLPMVPEPLRGQHVAQIRIAYLGDAAEGERLVAPLRAAAPVLGDTLAELPFTDSGKIANEPPFPHGYRADNVTVAELDDTMLDAILEHAGPGAPVPTVVLLDLLGGALSDPPEHPGVGWDREARFTVRALSVVDGASMAEIKAAHGKLFDALKPQTTGKLLTFVYGDSGAGDEAAKVYSPSDLRRLAEVKAAVDPANRFRLTHNVEPARDAG, encoded by the coding sequence ATGACCACGATGCTCCGCTCCGGTGACCCGGACTACGACAACGAACTCGCCGGTTTCCAGACCGCGGTGCCCCGCCGCCCCGACGTCATCGTGCCCGCCGCTTCGGCCGCCGACGTCGTCGAGGCCGTCCGTCACGCCGCCGAGCACGATCTGCCGATCGCCGTCCACTCGACCGGCCACGGCGTGGGCGTCCCCTTCGAGGGCGGCGTGCTCGTCACCACCCACCGCATGACCGGGATCCGGATCGAGGGCGGCGTCGCACGGGTCGACGCGGGCGTGCGCTGGGGTGCGGTCATCGAGGCGGCCGCGAAGCACGGGCTCGCGCCGCTGAGCGGCTCCTTCCCCGGCGTCGGTGTCGTCGGCTACACCCTCGGCGGCGGGTTCAGCCTGCTCGGCCGCAAATTCGGGCTGGCCGCCGACCAGGTGACCGCGATCGAGGTCGTGACCGCCGACGGCGAGCTCCGCCGCGCCACCCCGGACGCCGAAAGCGACCTGTTCTGGGCACTGCGCGGCGGCCGCGACAACTTCGGGATCGTCACCGCGCTGGAGTTCCGGCTCGTCCCGGTCACCCGGCTGTACGGCGGGAGCCTGCAGTTCGGCACCGAGTCGCTGTCCGCGGTGCTCCACGCCTGGCGCGACTGGGCGGCGGACCTGCCGCGCGAGATGACGTCGTCGCTGGGCATGGTCCCGATGCCGGATCTGCCGATGGTGCCCGAGCCGCTGCGCGGGCAGCACGTAGCGCAGATCCGGATCGCCTACCTCGGCGACGCCGCCGAGGGCGAACGCCTGGTCGCCCCGCTGCGCGCCGCCGCCCCCGTGCTGGGTGACACGCTCGCCGAGCTCCCCTTCACCGACTCGGGGAAGATCGCGAACGAGCCGCCGTTCCCGCACGGCTACCGCGCCGACAACGTCACCGTGGCCGAGCTCGACGACACGATGCTCGACGCGATCCTCGAACACGCGGGCCCCGGCGCCCCGGTACCGACCGTCGTCCTGCTGGACCTGCTCGGCGGCGCGCTGTCCGACCCGCCCGAGCACCCCGGGGTCGGCTGGGACCGCGAGGCCCGCTTCACCGTCCGGGCACTGTCCGTGGTGGACGGCGCGAGCATGGCCGAGATCAAGGCGGCCCACGGGAAGCTGTTCGACGCGCTGAAGCCCCAGACGACCGGCAAACTCCTGACCTTCGTCTACGGCGACAGCGGCGCGGGCGACGAAGCGGCCAAGGTGTACTCGCCGTCCGATCTGCGGCGGCTCGCCGAGGTCAAGGCGGCCGTCGATCCGGCGAACCGGTTCCGGCTGACCCACAACGTCGAACCCGCGCGTGACGCTGGGTGA